A genome region from Carya illinoinensis cultivar Pawnee chromosome 2, C.illinoinensisPawnee_v1, whole genome shotgun sequence includes the following:
- the LOC122300550 gene encoding thermospermine synthase ACAULIS5-like isoform X1 — protein sequence MADISYSSGNGVHGKGFVLNGYRKSCWYEEEIEENLRWSFSLNSILHTGATPYQDIALLDTKPFGKALVIDGKLQSAETDEFIYHESLVHPALLHHPNPRTIFIMGGGEGSTAREILRHNTVEMVVMCDIDEEVVEFCKSYLIVNRDAFCDPRLELIINDARAELESREECYDVIIGDLADPIEGGPCYKLYTKSFYESTVKPRLNQGGLFVTQAGPAGIFSHTEVFSCIYNTLRQVFKHVVPYSAHVPSFADTWGWVMASDTPFALSADELDLRMKQRIKGENRYLDGKTFSSASTLSKAVRNTLDNETHVYTEGTARFIYGHGSAHRNTQE from the exons ATGGCAGATATTTCTTATTCCAGTGGAAATGGAGTTCATGGAAAAGGCTTTGTACTAAATGGGTATAGGAAGAGCTGTTGGTACGAGGAAGAGATTGAAGAGAATCTGAGATGGTCCTTTTCTCTCAATAG TATATTGCATACAGGAGCTACGCCGTACCAGGACATTGCGCTTTTGGACACAAAACCCTTTGGAAAG GCTCTGGTCATTGATGGAAAGCTTCAAAGTGCAGAGACAGACGAATTCATCTACCATGAATCTCTTGTTCATCCAGCACTTCTTCATCATCCCAA TCCAAGGACCATCTTTATTATGGGAGGAGGTGAGGGTTCCACAGCAAGAGAGATTCTTAGACATAATACAGTTGAGATGGTTGTGATGTGTGACATTGATGAG GAGGTGGTGGAGTTTTGCAAGTCATACTTAATAGTGAACAGGGATGCTTTCTGTGATCCAAGACTTGAGCTTATTATCAATGACGCCAG GGCTGAGCTAGAAAGCAGAGAAGAGTGTTATGATGTGATCATAGGCGACTTGGCTGACCCGATTGAGGGAGGCCCATGTTATAAACTTTACACCAAATCCTTCTATGAGTCTACTGTCAAACCTAGACTTAATCAGGGTGGCTTATTTGTCACACAG GCAGGACCAGCTGGAATATTCAGCCATACAGAGGTATTCTCTTGCATTTACAACACTCTAAGGCAGGTTTTCAAGC ATGTGGTGCCTTACTCAGCTCATGTCCCTTCTTTCGCAGATACTTGGGGATGGGTCATG GCTTCTGATACTCCATTTGCGCTGAGTGCCGATGAGTTGGACCTCAGGATGAAACAGAGGATCAAAGGGGAGAACAGATACCTTGatgggaagacattttcatcgGCTTCAACCTTGAGTAAAGCCGTTCGGAACAC GCTGGATAATGAGACTCATGTGTACACAGAGGGAACAGCAAGGTTCATATACGGCCATGGTAGTGCCCACAGAAACACTCAAGAATGA
- the LOC122300550 gene encoding thermospermine synthase ACAULIS5-like isoform X2: protein MADISYSSGNGVHGKGFVLNGYRKSCWYEEEIEENLRWSFSLNSILHTGATPYQDIALLDTKPFGKALVIDGKLQSAETDEFIYHESLVHPALLHHPNPRTIFIMGGGEGSTAREILRHNTVEMVVMCDIDEEVVEFCKSYLIVNRDAFCDPRLELIINDARAELESREECYDVIIGDLADPIEGGPCYKLYTKSFYESTVKPRLNQGGLFVTQAGPAGIFSHTEVFSCIYNTLRQVFKHVVPYSAHVPSFADTWGWVMASDTPFALSADELDLRMKQRIKGENRYLDGKTFSSASTLSKAVRNTN, encoded by the exons ATGGCAGATATTTCTTATTCCAGTGGAAATGGAGTTCATGGAAAAGGCTTTGTACTAAATGGGTATAGGAAGAGCTGTTGGTACGAGGAAGAGATTGAAGAGAATCTGAGATGGTCCTTTTCTCTCAATAG TATATTGCATACAGGAGCTACGCCGTACCAGGACATTGCGCTTTTGGACACAAAACCCTTTGGAAAG GCTCTGGTCATTGATGGAAAGCTTCAAAGTGCAGAGACAGACGAATTCATCTACCATGAATCTCTTGTTCATCCAGCACTTCTTCATCATCCCAA TCCAAGGACCATCTTTATTATGGGAGGAGGTGAGGGTTCCACAGCAAGAGAGATTCTTAGACATAATACAGTTGAGATGGTTGTGATGTGTGACATTGATGAG GAGGTGGTGGAGTTTTGCAAGTCATACTTAATAGTGAACAGGGATGCTTTCTGTGATCCAAGACTTGAGCTTATTATCAATGACGCCAG GGCTGAGCTAGAAAGCAGAGAAGAGTGTTATGATGTGATCATAGGCGACTTGGCTGACCCGATTGAGGGAGGCCCATGTTATAAACTTTACACCAAATCCTTCTATGAGTCTACTGTCAAACCTAGACTTAATCAGGGTGGCTTATTTGTCACACAG GCAGGACCAGCTGGAATATTCAGCCATACAGAGGTATTCTCTTGCATTTACAACACTCTAAGGCAGGTTTTCAAGC ATGTGGTGCCTTACTCAGCTCATGTCCCTTCTTTCGCAGATACTTGGGGATGGGTCATG GCTTCTGATACTCCATTTGCGCTGAGTGCCGATGAGTTGGACCTCAGGATGAAACAGAGGATCAAAGGGGAGAACAGATACCTTGatgggaagacattttcatcgGCTTCAACCTTGAGTAAAGCCGTTCGGAACAC CAACTGA